The sequence below is a genomic window from Sporichthya brevicatena.
GCGACGTCGGACGTCTCGGCGCGGGTGGGCCGCGGCTCGTCGATCATCGAGTCGAGCATCTGCGTGGCGACGATGACCGGCTTCGCCTTGATGCGGGTGCTGAGGATCGCGTGCTTCTGCACCAGCGGGACGTCCTCGAGCGGCAGCTCGACGCCGAGGTCACCGCGGGCGACCATGACGCCGTCGAAGGCCGCGATGATCTCCTCGAGATTCTCGACAGCCTGCGGCTTCTCCAGCTTCGCGATGACGGGCAGACGGACGCCGACCTCGTCCATGATCGCGTGCACCTGCTCGACGTCCTTCGCGTCGCGGACGAAGGAGAGCGCGATCAGGTCCGCGCGCAGGTGCAGGGCCCAGCGCAGGTCCGCGACGTCCTTCTCCGACAGCGCCGGCACACCGACCGCGACGCCCGGCAGGTTCAGGCCCTTGGAGTTGCTGACCGTGCCGCCGTCGACCACGACGGTGTGCACGTCGGTCCCGGTCGTCGACAGCACCTGCAGGCTGATGCGCCCGTCGTCGACGAGGATCGAGTCGCCGGGCTCGCAGTCGCGCGGCAGCCCCGGGTAGGTCGTCGAGACGATCTGCGCGTTCCCGGGGACGTCGCGCGTGGTGATGGTGAACGGGGCACCGGCGATGAGCTCGACGGGACCGTCGGCGAACCGGCCGAGGCGGATCTTCGGCCCCTGGAGGTCGACCAGGATGCCGACCGCGCGGCCGGCGGCGTCGGAGGCCGC
It includes:
- the pyk gene encoding pyruvate kinase is translated as MRRAKIICTLGPATDSAEQIRALVDAGMDIARLNLSHGSYDEHEARYHRVRAASDAAGRAVGILVDLQGPKIRLGRFADGPVELIAGAPFTITTRDVPGNAQIVSTTYPGLPRDCEPGDSILVDDGRISLQVLSTTGTDVHTVVVDGGTVSNSKGLNLPGVAVGVPALSEKDVADLRWALHLRADLIALSFVRDAKDVEQVHAIMDEVGVRLPVIAKLEKPQAVENLEEIIAAFDGVMVARGDLGVELPLEDVPLVQKHAILSTRIKAKPVIVATQMLDSMIDEPRPTRAETSDVANAVLDGADALMLSGETSVGKHALTAVRTMARIIEAVEEDTLALGPPLGPPITLGGAIARAATEVGEAAEAKYLVAFTQSGQSARRLARYRSPIPVLAFTPVPEVRNQLALSWGVETFLVPEVRHTDEMVKQVDATLLQLGRVEVGDRIVIIAGSPPGIPGSTNAMRVHRMGDAVNLVVPAYGTD